Proteins encoded in a region of the Panicum hallii strain FIL2 chromosome 3, PHallii_v3.1, whole genome shotgun sequence genome:
- the LOC112885164 gene encoding uncharacterized protein LOC112885164, which yields METAAAALDDEAGPSPAEPAAEGAAAMAEAAAPEVAEVAAPEAAEAAEVTAPGVAEVASSSAPPAEEEEETEVVLEGASSQWEKLEAERHRLSDWEVRLGDRINSVSARYAEERAKLVQGRELLQEELEQARIREAAALQREKEAARREAEALKGLIAVEERMEAVANRERTARELAAEVRRASAIVEAEKSTLADLAAAVAKREEGLAAREAEEALDTTAERLRDVEANIQDLLETEGREVARGVAEYILTSFRSHDPAI from the exons ATGGAGACAGCGGCAGCAGCTTTAGACGACGAGGCCGGGCCCTCACCAGCTGAGCCAGCAGCTGAGGGGGCCGCTGCCATGGCGGAGGCTGCAGCGCCAGAGGTAGCAGAggtggcggcaccggaggcagcggaAGCGGCGGAGGTGACGGCACCAGGGGTCGCCGAGGTTGCCAGCAGCTCCGCACcaccggcggaggaggaggaggagacagAGGTGGTGCTggaaggcgcctcctcccaA tgggagaagctggaggccgaGCGCCACCgtctctccgactgggaggtccgtCTGGGCGACCGCATCAACtccgtctccgcccgctacgctgaggagcgcgccaagctcgtgcaGGGGCGCGAGCTTCTGCAGGAAGAGCTGGAGCAAGCTCGCAtccgggaggcggcggcgctccaacGGGAGAAGGAGGCCGCGCGGCGGGAAGCGGAAGCCCTTAAGGGGCTGATCGCCGTGGAGGAGAGGATGGAGGCGGTAGCGAACAGGGAGCGGACCGCCCGAGAGCTGGCGGCCGAAGTCAGGAGGGCGTCGGCAATCGTCGAGGCGGAAAAGTCCACCCTGGCAGATTTGGCAGCGGCGGTGGCAAAGAGAGAGGAAGGGCTGGCGGCCCGCGAGgccgaggag GCCCTGGACACCACTGCCGAGCGGCTTCGGGATGTGGAGGCCAACatccaggacctcctggagacggaAGGGCGCGAAGTTGCTCGGGGGGTGGCGGAGTACATTCTCACCAGtttccggagccatgaccccgCCATCTAG
- the LOC112884182 gene encoding transcription factor FAMA isoform X2, whose translation MDKEGSHHSHLDSFTPLDGAAPGDQTGGGAEMVDYILGQAPPPAQPPPPQSQVSFDKLSFSDVLQFADFGPKLALNQPAASAGAHEGVDDPGDDEDDDDGYFFRFQSLSSLPGGAGQHHADREGSKTTADDGGAHDGGGGGGVSESTTLVQHADGGGRAEKGGDQGKSGRRKRPRTVKTSEEVESQRMTHIAVERNRRRQMNEYLRILRSLMPGSYVQRGDQASIIGGAIEFIRELEQLIQCLESQKRRRLYGGSGDAPRPVVDAAGAGAPTSTQQHHQTQVPPAAAFFPPSLPFPVASSGGGDGGAAKILDLEAGGADAAAGLREEVAENKSCLADIEVRALGADAMIKILSRRRPGQLIKTIAALEDMQMSILHTNITTIEQTVLYSFNVKILGEARYSAEDIAGAVHQILSFIDVNYAL comes from the exons ATGGACAAAGAG GGGAGCCACCACAGTCACCTGGACAGCTTTACGCCGCTGGACGGCGCGGCGCCGGGGGACCAGACCGGAGGTGGCGCCGAGATGGTCGACTACATTCTGGGccaggcgccgccgcccgctcagccgccgccgccgcagagcCAGGTGTCCTTCGACAAGCTCAGCTTCTCCGACGTGCTGCAGTTCGCCGACTTCGGGCCCAAGCTCGCGCTCAACCAGCCCGCCGCGTCCGCGGGCGCCCACGAAGGCGTCGACGACCCCGGtgacgacgaggacgacgacgacggctaCTTCTTCAGGTTCCAGTCCCTGTCGTCCCTCCCCGGCGGCGCGGGACAGCATCACGCGGACCGTGAGGGCAGCAAGACAACGGCCGACGACGGGGGCGcgcacgacggcggcggcggcggtggcgtctCCGAGAGCACGACGCTGGTGCAGCATGCCGACGGCGGCGGACGCGCGGAGAAGGGCGGGGACCAGGGGAAGAGCGGCCGGCGGAAGCGCCCCCGGACTGTCAAGACGAGCGAGGAGGTGGAGAGCCAGCGGATGACGCACATCGCCGTCGAGCGCAACCGCCGGCGCCAGATGAACGAGTACCTCAGGATCCTCAGGTCACTCATGCCGGGATCCTACGTCCAGAGG GGAGACCAAGCATCCATCATTGGAGGCGCCATCGAGTTCATCAGGGAGCTTGAGCAGCTGATCCAGTGCCTAGAGTCGCAGAAGCGGCGGCGCCTGTACGGCGGGTCCGGCGACGCGCCACGGCCGGTGGTGGACGCAGCCGGGGCCGGCGCGCCAACGTCCACCCAGCAGCACCACCAGACACAggtgccgccggcggcggcgttcttCCCTCCGAGCCTCCCGTTCCCCGTGGCGTCGTCCGGCGGCGGTGACGGCGGCGCCGCCAAGATACTGGACCTGGAAGCCGgcggcgccgacgccgccgccgggctCCGGGAGGAGGTGGCCGAGAACAAGTCGTGCCTGGCAGACATCGAGGTGCGCGCGCTGGGCGCGGACGCCATGATCAAGATCCTGTCCCGGCGCCGGCCCGGGCAGCTGATCAAGACCATCGCCGCGCTGGAGGACATGCAGATGTCCATCCTGCACACCAACATCACCACCATCGAGCAGACCGTCCTCTACTCCTTCAACGTCAAG ATCCTCGGCGAGGCAAGGTACTCGGCGGAGGACATCGCCGGCGCCGTCCACCAGATCCTCAGCTTCATCGACGTCAACTACGCCCTGTGA
- the LOC112884182 gene encoding transcription factor FAMA isoform X1 has protein sequence MDKEQGSHHSHLDSFTPLDGAAPGDQTGGGAEMVDYILGQAPPPAQPPPPQSQVSFDKLSFSDVLQFADFGPKLALNQPAASAGAHEGVDDPGDDEDDDDGYFFRFQSLSSLPGGAGQHHADREGSKTTADDGGAHDGGGGGGVSESTTLVQHADGGGRAEKGGDQGKSGRRKRPRTVKTSEEVESQRMTHIAVERNRRRQMNEYLRILRSLMPGSYVQRGDQASIIGGAIEFIRELEQLIQCLESQKRRRLYGGSGDAPRPVVDAAGAGAPTSTQQHHQTQVPPAAAFFPPSLPFPVASSGGGDGGAAKILDLEAGGADAAAGLREEVAENKSCLADIEVRALGADAMIKILSRRRPGQLIKTIAALEDMQMSILHTNITTIEQTVLYSFNVKILGEARYSAEDIAGAVHQILSFIDVNYAL, from the exons ATGGACAAAGAG CAGGGGAGCCACCACAGTCACCTGGACAGCTTTACGCCGCTGGACGGCGCGGCGCCGGGGGACCAGACCGGAGGTGGCGCCGAGATGGTCGACTACATTCTGGGccaggcgccgccgcccgctcagccgccgccgccgcagagcCAGGTGTCCTTCGACAAGCTCAGCTTCTCCGACGTGCTGCAGTTCGCCGACTTCGGGCCCAAGCTCGCGCTCAACCAGCCCGCCGCGTCCGCGGGCGCCCACGAAGGCGTCGACGACCCCGGtgacgacgaggacgacgacgacggctaCTTCTTCAGGTTCCAGTCCCTGTCGTCCCTCCCCGGCGGCGCGGGACAGCATCACGCGGACCGTGAGGGCAGCAAGACAACGGCCGACGACGGGGGCGcgcacgacggcggcggcggcggtggcgtctCCGAGAGCACGACGCTGGTGCAGCATGCCGACGGCGGCGGACGCGCGGAGAAGGGCGGGGACCAGGGGAAGAGCGGCCGGCGGAAGCGCCCCCGGACTGTCAAGACGAGCGAGGAGGTGGAGAGCCAGCGGATGACGCACATCGCCGTCGAGCGCAACCGCCGGCGCCAGATGAACGAGTACCTCAGGATCCTCAGGTCACTCATGCCGGGATCCTACGTCCAGAGG GGAGACCAAGCATCCATCATTGGAGGCGCCATCGAGTTCATCAGGGAGCTTGAGCAGCTGATCCAGTGCCTAGAGTCGCAGAAGCGGCGGCGCCTGTACGGCGGGTCCGGCGACGCGCCACGGCCGGTGGTGGACGCAGCCGGGGCCGGCGCGCCAACGTCCACCCAGCAGCACCACCAGACACAggtgccgccggcggcggcgttcttCCCTCCGAGCCTCCCGTTCCCCGTGGCGTCGTCCGGCGGCGGTGACGGCGGCGCCGCCAAGATACTGGACCTGGAAGCCGgcggcgccgacgccgccgccgggctCCGGGAGGAGGTGGCCGAGAACAAGTCGTGCCTGGCAGACATCGAGGTGCGCGCGCTGGGCGCGGACGCCATGATCAAGATCCTGTCCCGGCGCCGGCCCGGGCAGCTGATCAAGACCATCGCCGCGCTGGAGGACATGCAGATGTCCATCCTGCACACCAACATCACCACCATCGAGCAGACCGTCCTCTACTCCTTCAACGTCAAG ATCCTCGGCGAGGCAAGGTACTCGGCGGAGGACATCGCCGGCGCCGTCCACCAGATCCTCAGCTTCATCGACGTCAACTACGCCCTGTGA
- the LOC112884184 gene encoding probable GABA transporter 2, which produces MAVAGTGGTPFLLSPATGRAATPSSAVFDAEAAGAGAHHRAGKAPPPADAGAAFVLESKGTWWHAGFHQTTAIVGPTVLTLPYALRGMGWGLGLAALTAVFAVTFYAYFLVSRVLDHCEARGRRHIRFRELAADVLGSGWVFYLVVSVQTAINAGVTTGSILLAADCLQIMYSNLAPHGPLKLYHFIIIVAVVLAFLSQLPSFHSLRHINLGSLILSFGYTILVSAACIRAGVSSNAPAKDYSLSSSKSEKTFNAFLSISILASVFGNGILPEIQATLAPPAAGKMMKALVLCYAVIFFTFYFPAITGYWAFGNQVQSNLLQSLMPDEGPSLAPTWLLGLAVVLVLLQLLAIALVYSQVAYEIMEKNSADVAHGRFSRRNLVPRVALRTAYVAACAFVAAMLPFFGDIVGVVGAVGFIPLDFVLPVVMYNMALAPPRRSPVYLANVAIMAVFTGVGVIGAVASVRKLVLDADKFKLFSDNVVD; this is translated from the exons ATGGCAGTGGCAGGCACCGGAGGCACGCCGTTCCTGCTCTCGCCCGCGACGGGGCGCGCCGCCACGCCGTCCTCCGCGGTGTTCGACGCCGaggccgcgggcgccggcgcgCACCACCGGGCCGGCAaggcgccgccccccgccgacgccggcgccgccttcgTGCTCGAGTCGAAAG GGACGTGGTGGCACGCGGGGTTCCACCAGACGACGGCCATCGTGGGGCCGACGGTGCTCACGCTGCCGTACGCGCTCCGCGGCATGGGGTGGGgcctcggcctcgccgcgcTCACCGCCGTCTTCGCCGTCACCTTCTACGCCTACTTCCTCGTCTCCAGGGTGCTCGACCACTGCGAGGCCCGCGGCCGCCGGCACATCCGCTTCCGCGAGCTCGCCGCCGACGTCCTCG GATCTGGGTGGGTGTTCTACCTGGTGGTGAGCGTGCAAACCGCGATCAACGCCGGCGTTACCACCGGGAGCATCTTGCTCGCCGCCGACTGCCTACAG ATAATGTACTCAAATCTGGCACCGCACGGCCCCTTGAAGCTGTACCATttcatcatcatcgtcgccgTGGTGCTGGCCTTCCTCTCGCAGCTGCCGTCGTTCCACTCGCTGCGGCACATCAACCTCGGCTCCCTGATCCTCAGCTTCGGCTACACCATCCTTGTCTCAGCCGCCTGCATTCGAGCAG GTGTGTCGAGCAACGCTCCAGCGAAGGATTACTCGTTGAGCTCGTCCAAGTCAGAGAAGACCTTCAACGCATTCCTTTCCATCTCCATCCTCGCTTCCGTCTTCGGCAACGGCATTCTGCCAGAAATCCAG GCCACGCTGGCGCCACCGGCGGCCGGGAAGATGATGAAGGCGCTGGTGCTGTGCTACGCGGTGATATTCTTCACGTTCTACTTCCCGGCCATCACCGGCTACTGGGCCTTCGGCAACCAGGTGCAGTCCAACTTGCTGCAGAGCCTCATGCCGGACGAGGGCCCCTCGCTGGCCCCGACGTGgctgctcggcctcgccgtcgtcctcgtcctcctccagctcctcgCCATCGCCCTG GTGTACTCGCAGGTGGCGTACGAGATCATGGAGAAGAACTCGGCGGACGTGGCGCACGGGCGGTTCTCGCGGCGGAACCTGGTGCCCCGGGTGGCGCTGCGGACGGCGTACGTCGCGGCGTGCGCGTTCGTGGCGGCGATGCTGCCCTTCTTCGGCGACATCGTGGGCGTGGTCGGCGCCGTGGGGTTCATCCCGCTCGACTTCGTGCTCCCCGTCGTCATGTACAACATGGCGCTGGCGCCGCCCAGGCGCTCGCCCGTGTACCTGGCCAACGTGGCGATCATGGCCGTCTTCACCGGCGTGGGGGTCATCGGAGCGGTCGCGTCGGTGCGGAAGCTCGTGCTGGACGCCGATAAGTTCAAGCTCTTCAGCGATAACGTGGTGGACTGA
- the LOC112886676 gene encoding uncharacterized protein LOC112886676: MASEPKEMKYRRRGRVPEPVQYGQCSDRSGVLDWGALKQDPLELLRKLDEIRDQITRSCELTGQPPERPRMSRRTISLRPSHAEPPPHAGRGPEYYRSRYAGRYRTSLPLSPYDQWQRSVSDETYARQPSGRFRQYPDGRRENSGFGQGSRHHSTCQCAQCLQGQRVVAPEEHIPMARYFAGQQGSFRYDRSQPFSSELDRRSVASSLYSDPSMSKRRVEYFRKKAENFCRPLRGAAPFVVCSSCSHLLQLPQGKSTGRKKNLVQCGSCSEIITFKPKEAKVHPVTLPSSFPVPKSVRSTNRRGPKNSGWYQHQDDDNFNFYKLQAHDSHGQKKDFSDNMSPSSTASCDRSDSEHGSSRSIQLKSLPASRSRFSNDPKDILCQGDTGSPHGPILEDKQIDPFSSQRKDYSGGNEIKRKEYDVSIKADYEANGGDESLGRKCTQKSKEGRIGVLEDECSNRRTHERKGKHGNIGSPEDGIVGNKYKHKTSNAVTSSLEDEGMSIKYEHNGSFRVQGISKRDEKCNKKDDNNTLEVESITKRCEQENIKGDSGKLLHSDSRNGNTPAKNDSLVNERTSSSSRVSSEAEVDEIQSSIGKNGDSSFLTGFLKKGFKDLSLFNQSADSAKVSINGHPISDRTLRKAEKKAGPIGPGSYWYDYRAGFWGVFGQECRGIIPPFIKEFNYPMPKNCAGGDTGVFVNGRELHQKDFDLLVGRGLPRMSGKSYSVEISGNVVDDTTGMKLRGLGKLAPTIEKMKRGFGMHIPEETS; encoded by the exons ATGGCGAGCGAGCCCAAGGAGATGAAGTACAGAAGGAGGGGCCGAGTTCCTGAGCCGGTCCAGTACGGGCAATGCAGTGACCGGAGTGGCGTGTTGGATTGGGGCGCGCTGAAGCAGGACCCCCTGGAGCTGCTCCGCAAGCTCGACGAGATCCGGGACCAGATCACCCGTTCCTGCGAGCTCACGGGGCAGCCGCCGGAGCGCCCCCGCATGAGCCGCCGCACTATCTCGCTGCGCCCGTCGCACGCCGAACCGCCGCCGCACGCGGGCCGGGGGCCGGAGTACTACCGCTCGCGCTACGCCGGCCGGTACAGGACTAGCTTACCGCTGAGTCCGTACGACCAATGGCAGCGCTCCGTCTCTGACGAGACGTACGCGAGGCAGCCGAGCGGTCGGTTCCGACAATACCCTGATGGTCGGCGGGAGAACTCTGGCTTTGGTCAGGGGAGTCGCCATCACAGCACTTGCCAATGCGCGCAGTGCCTTCAGGGTCAGCGAGTGGTGGCGCCCGAGGAGCACATTCCCATGGCCAGGTACTTTGCAGGGCAGCAGGGGTCCTTTCGGTATGATAGGTCTCAGCCATTCTCGTCGGAGCTTGACCGGAGATCTGTGGCTTCATCTCTGTACTCGGATCCTTCCATGTCGAAGAGGAGGGTGGAGTATTTCAGGAAGAAAGCAGAGAATTTTTGTCGGCCGTTAAGGGGTGCTGCACCTTTTGTTGTTTGCAGCTCCTGTTCCCATCTTCTGCAGCTGCCTCAGGGGAAATCCACAGGCCGCAAGAAGAATCTGGTTCAGTGCGGTTCATGTTCAGAGATTATTACTTTCAAGCCTAAGGAAGCGAAAGTCCATCCGGTGACCCTGCCATCGTCTTTCCCAGTACCTAAAAGTGTCAGAAGTACCAATCGCCGGGGCCCCAAGAATTCTGGGTGGTATCAACATCAGGATGATGACAATTTTAATTTCTATAAACTGCAAGCACATGACAGCCACGGACAGAAGAAGGATTTTTCTGACAATATGTCACCATCTTCTACCGCGAGTTGTGATAGATCAGACAGTGAGCACGGGTCAAGCAGGAGCATTCAGTTAAAATCACTGCCTGCAAGCAGGTCTAGATTTTCAAATGACCCAAAGGATATATTATGTCAAGGAGATACAGGCAGTCCACATGGTCCAATTTTAGAGGACAAACAAATTGATCCATTCTCCAGTCAACGGAAAGATTATAGTGGTGGAAATGAAATCAAAAGAAAGGAATATGACGTAAGTATCAAAGCTGATTATGAAGCCAATGGAGGTGATGAAAGTCTTGGTAGGAAATGCACACAGAAGAGTAAAGAAGGCCGTATAGGGGTGCTTGAAGATGAATGCAGTAATCGAAGAACACATGAACGGAAAGGTAAACATGGTAATATTGGAAGTCCTGAAGATGGAATTGTGGGTAACAAATACAAACATAAGACCAGTAATGCTGTTACCAGCAGCCTTGAAGATGAAGGTATGAGCATAAAGTATGAACATAATGGTAGCTTCAGAGTTCAAGGCATTAGTAAGAGAGATGAAAAATGCAACAAAAAGGATGACAACAATACTCTTGAAGTTGAGAGCATAACTAAGAGATGTGAACAAGAGAACATCAAAGGTGACTCTGGTAAACTGCTGCACTCAGATAGTAGAAACGGCAATACACCAGCCAAGAATGACTCATTAGTTAATGAGCGCACAAGTTCAAGTTCGCGTGTTTCATCTGAGGCCGAGGTAGATGAGATACAGTCTTCAATTGGTAAGAATGGGGATTCATCCTTTTTAACTGGTTTCCTGAAGAAAGGTTTCAAGGACCTTTCTTTATTCAACCAGTCTGCAGACAGTGCTAAGGTTTCAATCAATGGTCATCCAATCTCTGATCGAACTCTCCGGAAAGCAGAGAAGAAAGCTGGTCCTATTGGCCCTGGTTCATATTG GTACGACTACCGTGCTGGATTTTGGGGTGTCTTTGGGCAAGAATGTAGAGGCATTATCCCT ccaTTTATTAAAGAATTCAACTATCCGATGCCCAAGAACTGCGCTGGCGGGGATACTGGAGTTTTTGTAAATGGCAGAGAGCTCCACCAGAAAGATTTTGATTTGCTTGTAGGGAGAGGGCTCCCTCGTATGTCTGGAAAGTCATATTCTGTAGAGATATCAGGAAATGTAGTTGACGATACGACTGGCATGAAGTTACGTGGTCTTGGAAAGCTTGCTCCTAC AATCGAGAAAATGAAACGTGGCTTTGGCATGCACATCCCTGAAGAGACAAGTTAG